A region from the Aquimarina sp. ERC-38 genome encodes:
- a CDS encoding GNAT family N-acetyltransferase, giving the protein MDLKITTLENNHDKKSFSCGYSMLDNYIQRQAKQDIKRDLSACFVLEDEQSHLVVGYYTLSANSISRGDFPMSISKKLPTSYQDLPTILLGRLAIDEKYKGNGFGELILLDALNRCVQISKNLGTLAVVVDPIDSKAEKFYFKYGFILIPGTGKMFIPIKTIEDSI; this is encoded by the coding sequence ATGGATTTAAAAATAACGACGCTAGAAAATAATCACGACAAAAAGTCTTTCAGTTGTGGTTATTCAATGCTGGATAATTATATACAAAGACAAGCAAAACAAGATATAAAAAGAGACTTGTCGGCTTGTTTTGTATTAGAAGATGAACAAAGTCATTTAGTAGTAGGCTACTACACTTTGTCAGCTAACTCGATAAGTAGAGGTGATTTTCCAATGAGTATTTCCAAAAAATTACCAACGTCATATCAAGACTTGCCAACGATTCTTCTGGGTAGATTAGCTATTGATGAGAAATATAAAGGAAATGGATTTGGCGAATTAATATTATTAGATGCCCTTAACAGGTGTGTTCAAATATCTAAAAACCTTGGAACCTTAGCAGTAGTGGTTGACCCAATCGATTCTAAAGCTGAAAAGTTCTATTTTAAATATGGTTTTATTTTAATTCCAGGAACAGGAAAAATGTTCATTCCTATTAAAACTATTGAAGATTCAATATGA
- a CDS encoding GAF domain-containing protein, translated as MANTTLVSKINNLLSTDSIDWELILKEIISAFDCETGTLHFLDTETNLLQLQAQIGIPAFLLPKLTTIPIGKGMAGIAAERKEPVEMCNLQLDESGIARPAAKETKVEGSIAAPLLHKQQLYGTIGIAKKAVYIFTKEETETLMEVGEALAAKYIDILPST; from the coding sequence ATGGCAAATACGACACTAGTATCTAAAATAAACAATCTATTAAGTACGGATTCCATAGATTGGGAACTTATCCTAAAAGAAATTATCTCGGCTTTTGATTGTGAAACCGGAACCTTACATTTTTTAGACACAGAAACTAATTTATTACAACTACAAGCCCAAATAGGCATTCCTGCTTTTTTATTACCAAAATTAACCACCATACCCATCGGTAAAGGGATGGCAGGTATCGCCGCCGAACGTAAAGAACCGGTAGAAATGTGTAATCTACAACTAGATGAAAGTGGTATTGCACGTCCTGCCGCCAAAGAAACTAAGGTAGAAGGTTCTATCGCAGCTCCCCTATTACATAAGCAACAACTCTACGGTACCATCGGAATTGCAAAAAAAGCAGTTTATATTTTTACCAAAGAAGAAACCGAAACGCTTATGGAAGTCGGCGAAGCTTTAGCCGCTAAGTATATCGATATTTTACCGTCAACATAA
- a CDS encoding DUF5689 domain-containing protein — MNQKTTLRLPGIFFSLLCLCLKFTYAQEVFINEIHYDNAGADANEGIELAGPADLDLTGYQIVLYNGNGGAVYNTINLDMVIPETIEGFGFVSIPINGLQNGSPDGMALVNNQAEILQFLSYEGTLTATDGPANGLTSEDIGIAEASNTPIGTSLQLIGTGQTYQDFTWDSGTQSFGAVNQNQSFGQGVDPIEVELKTISEVRNLPLGTQVKINGTLTVADEFGGPAYIQDNTGGIAIFDNQVHGEGVFSIGNSLEITATLSEFRGMMQLSAVTEVKEIDTDFSIDPLSVILDQISTIEGQLVQVDNVSFVVPGRLNSGNHEITDGSTSLNIRIDNSVESLIGRVKPNNPTTIIGVVGSFNGAFQILPRVLGDIPESTEFVIEPPAGEEIPRAITLDVATWNLEFFGATLPRFGPSDVELQKQNVLRVLDSLQADIIAVQEVSDKQFLMDALTEFKEGNFKVICSDVFSRSFENNNDDFPPQQLCFIYDSQKIKVLNERVIFEAFYTNARTGVTNDLADYPTGSASSFWSSGRLPYLLEVETNFNNVIDTLQIINVHAKSGRSDDDVARKRYDFGVLKDTIDTFYKDASLILLGDYNDDVDVSIGGGPTPLLPFVNDTDNFDIVSDSFSFEGLSSTVGFGSVIDHTAISNELFEPYIEDSEVLIDPQSFITDYGTTTSDHFPTVVRFLYKAPVEPLEVSVLDSIVLYQGYKPLSQQIITAVASGGVAPYTYQWSTGNVEPTQLVTTTTNLPLTITVTDSENNAVSKEVKVIVTDVSCNKAWFTGVEMCIRQKTRCVPSFAVPYLLDRGYTLGSCSVGTAAIKQETKIAPNPFNEFLGLQFDFSNPTPGFIAIYDYRGSLVYKEVYNIPSQSSQLTIDTTSFRKGFYIVKVGNAISGALLKTQIVVKF, encoded by the coding sequence ATGAATCAGAAAACTACTTTACGATTACCCGGGATTTTCTTTTCTTTATTATGTTTATGCCTTAAATTCACATACGCACAAGAAGTTTTTATTAACGAAATACATTATGATAATGCCGGAGCTGACGCTAATGAAGGGATTGAACTTGCAGGTCCTGCAGATTTAGATCTGACGGGTTACCAGATTGTTTTATACAATGGGAACGGAGGCGCAGTTTACAATACGATCAATCTGGACATGGTCATTCCGGAAACTATTGAAGGATTTGGTTTTGTCAGTATACCTATCAACGGATTACAAAACGGATCTCCGGATGGTATGGCATTAGTAAATAACCAGGCAGAAATACTTCAATTTCTAAGCTACGAAGGTACCTTAACGGCAACAGATGGCCCAGCAAACGGATTGACTAGTGAAGATATTGGTATTGCTGAAGCTTCTAACACCCCAATTGGTACTTCCTTACAACTGATTGGAACCGGGCAAACCTACCAGGATTTTACCTGGGATAGCGGTACTCAAAGCTTTGGCGCTGTAAACCAAAACCAATCCTTCGGACAAGGAGTAGATCCTATTGAGGTGGAACTAAAAACAATTTCGGAAGTAAGAAATTTACCATTAGGAACACAGGTAAAAATCAACGGTACCTTAACCGTAGCAGATGAGTTTGGAGGACCTGCCTATATTCAGGATAATACCGGTGGCATTGCTATTTTTGATAACCAGGTTCATGGAGAAGGGGTATTTTCTATCGGAAATTCCTTAGAAATTACAGCTACCTTAAGCGAGTTTAGAGGAATGATGCAATTATCCGCAGTAACTGAAGTAAAAGAGATCGATACTGACTTTTCTATAGACCCCTTATCAGTAATTTTAGATCAAATCAGTACGATAGAAGGACAATTGGTACAGGTAGATAATGTATCTTTTGTGGTTCCCGGACGTCTCAATAGTGGTAATCACGAAATAACTGACGGATCTACTTCTTTAAACATTCGTATTGATAATTCCGTAGAGAGTTTGATAGGACGGGTAAAACCGAACAATCCAACCACTATTATCGGGGTGGTAGGAAGTTTTAACGGAGCTTTTCAGATTCTACCCAGAGTCCTAGGAGATATTCCGGAAAGTACCGAATTTGTCATAGAACCTCCTGCAGGAGAGGAAATTCCCAGAGCTATAACCTTAGATGTAGCTACCTGGAACCTTGAATTTTTTGGAGCTACCTTACCGCGCTTTGGTCCATCTGATGTAGAATTACAAAAACAAAATGTACTACGTGTATTAGATTCTTTACAAGCTGATATTATTGCCGTACAAGAGGTTTCAGATAAGCAATTTCTAATGGATGCCTTAACGGAATTTAAAGAAGGTAATTTTAAAGTCATTTGTTCGGATGTATTTTCCCGTTCTTTTGAAAATAACAACGATGACTTTCCGCCTCAGCAATTGTGTTTTATCTACGATTCCCAAAAGATTAAAGTATTGAATGAAAGAGTAATTTTTGAAGCCTTCTATACCAATGCACGTACGGGTGTTACCAATGACCTGGCTGATTATCCTACCGGAAGTGCCAGTTCTTTTTGGTCCAGCGGACGTCTACCTTACCTGCTAGAAGTTGAAACTAACTTTAATAACGTCATTGACACCTTACAGATTATCAACGTACATGCTAAATCAGGAAGATCAGACGACGATGTAGCCCGTAAGAGATATGATTTTGGAGTATTAAAAGATACCATAGATACCTTTTATAAAGATGCTTCGTTAATCTTACTTGGAGATTATAATGACGACGTGGATGTCTCTATTGGAGGTGGCCCAACTCCCCTACTCCCTTTTGTAAATGATACGGACAATTTTGATATTGTATCCGATTCGTTTTCCTTTGAGGGTTTAAGTTCAACCGTTGGTTTTGGCTCCGTGATTGACCATACTGCAATTTCAAATGAATTATTTGAACCTTATATTGAAGATTCCGAAGTACTAATTGACCCTCAGTCTTTTATTACGGATTATGGCACTACCACTTCAGATCATTTCCCAACGGTAGTTCGTTTTCTTTATAAAGCACCAGTAGAACCCTTAGAAGTAAGCGTTCTGGATAGTATTGTACTCTATCAGGGATATAAACCACTTTCGCAACAAATAATAACCGCCGTAGCCTCCGGTGGGGTGGCTCCTTATACCTATCAATGGAGTACCGGCAATGTAGAACCTACTCAACTGGTAACCACTACAACAAATCTTCCCTTAACTATAACGGTTACGGACTCAGAAAATAACGCTGTGAGTAAAGAAGTTAAAGTAATTGTTACAGATGTTTCCTGTAATAAAGCATGGTTTACGGGTGTAGAAATGTGTATTCGTCAAAAAACCCGCTGTGTACCTTCATTTGCCGTACCTTATTTATTAGATCGTGGATATACTCTAGGTAGTTGTAGTGTTGGTACAGCTGCAATAAAACAGGAAACTAAAATAGCACCCAATCCTTTTAATGAATTCTTAGGCCTGCAATTTGATTTTAGCAATCCTACTCCTGGATTTATAGCCATCTACGATTATAGAGGGAGTTTGGTCTACAAAGAAGTATATAACATACCCTCACAAAGTAGTCAATTAACCATTGATACCACTTCCTTTAGAAAAGGCTTTTATATAGTTAAAGTAGGAAATGCAATCAGCGGGGCATTACTTAAAACACAGATAGTAGTTAAATTCTAA
- a CDS encoding type II toxin-antitoxin system RelE/ParE family toxin, producing the protein MDRKVIISKTAQKKFDNLFEYLVDEWLERVKNKFIEKLDKSIHVIRTNPEAFPKSDKAKGLRRCVITKQTTLYFRYNNKRIEVVTIFDTRQNPNKLKKSLK; encoded by the coding sequence ATGGATAGAAAGGTTATAATTTCTAAAACTGCACAAAAGAAATTTGATAATTTATTTGAATACTTAGTTGATGAATGGTTGGAAAGAGTAAAAAATAAATTTATAGAAAAACTGGATAAAAGCATACACGTAATTCGAACTAACCCTGAAGCTTTTCCAAAGTCAGACAAGGCTAAAGGATTGCGCAGATGTGTTATTACAAAACAGACTACCTTATACTTTAGATACAATAATAAAAGAATAGAAGTTGTAACTATATTTGATACCAGACAAAATCCTAATAAGTTAAAGAAGAGTCTAAAATAA
- a CDS encoding PAS domain-containing sensor histidine kinase — MSFNNTEFEFLIDKTLLLFITLREDGKILKVNTHAQAILGLETHDQSTLYLQDLLVEADKETCEQLFNNLKNDGSAGLQNLRFNKFTEHQHLLTLKFNFVLQNDLIYGIGIDSTEENEEHIALHTLSKITSTGAWHYNPENDRIFFSREFHEVLHIQNDNTFCKSEIKKALETMQLRIKEVVASKEVLDYEQTIITKDKKERFYRVIGKPILHKNQVLFINGTVSDVTERVLNLLQLKKNEETKRLALKGIRSGLFDHDLTTDLVFYSKEFRKMLGLPLNQELVHELQFRKMIHLDDVKEAMHRHTKAIQNDGHLYFNHFRLKQKDDRYRFYEVYGYRKKDENGKSVRMIGNLIDVHERRVNEQLVAENQSRLFAMINNGFTYTILLDTEGRILMADKDTNTIIKRDYGIDTTNDLTHFIDVMPVNFKNSFAHEFNEVLKGKVVKKEIERSTYKGSTQWLESKYTPIFNSEDQIGSVLVSFHDITEFKNAEISIKQAHIKEQELSDLKSNILSNFSHEIRTPLNGIITIINLLLNQKEFPEDKQKLLQHLEESKDRLLETMDSLSRFSEIDTIREFLQFKEIDLNYSVETSYREYKHLAKAKNLTYILNLEEKCPRVRIDETIFRIALNNIINNAIKYTNEGSVTVTILKMDKVNFAKVIITDTGIGIKNENLEKIFDPFIQESFGLNRQYEGTGIGLSLSKSYIELLGGTITVQSKRNKGTKFIINLPLII; from the coding sequence ATGTCGTTCAATAATACAGAATTTGAATTTCTAATTGATAAAACTTTACTGCTCTTTATCACTTTAAGAGAGGACGGGAAAATCTTAAAGGTAAATACGCATGCACAAGCTATTTTAGGCTTAGAGACCCATGATCAAAGTACATTATATCTCCAGGATTTATTAGTTGAAGCAGATAAAGAAACATGCGAACAGTTATTCAATAACCTTAAAAATGACGGCAGTGCCGGTTTGCAGAATTTACGCTTTAATAAATTTACAGAACATCAGCACCTGCTTACCCTAAAGTTCAATTTTGTATTACAAAATGATCTAATCTATGGTATAGGAATAGATTCTACCGAAGAAAACGAAGAACATATTGCGCTACATACCTTGTCCAAAATTACAAGTACGGGTGCCTGGCATTATAACCCGGAGAATGACCGCATCTTCTTTTCACGCGAATTTCATGAAGTGCTACATATTCAAAATGACAATACCTTTTGTAAAAGCGAAATAAAAAAGGCGCTGGAAACCATGCAATTGCGGATAAAGGAGGTAGTAGCTTCAAAAGAGGTATTGGACTATGAACAAACCATAATTACTAAAGATAAAAAAGAAAGATTTTACCGGGTTATAGGGAAACCTATCCTACATAAAAATCAAGTACTATTTATCAATGGTACCGTGAGTGATGTTACGGAACGTGTTCTTAATTTACTTCAACTTAAAAAGAATGAAGAAACAAAACGCCTGGCATTAAAAGGCATACGTTCCGGGCTTTTTGATCATGATTTAACCACAGATTTGGTTTTTTACAGCAAAGAATTTAGAAAAATGCTGGGCCTTCCGCTTAATCAGGAATTGGTACATGAATTACAATTCCGTAAAATGATTCACCTTGATGATGTAAAAGAAGCCATGCACCGTCATACAAAAGCAATTCAAAATGATGGGCATCTTTATTTTAATCACTTTCGTTTAAAGCAAAAAGATGATCGATATCGGTTTTATGAAGTATACGGATACCGAAAGAAAGATGAAAACGGAAAATCAGTACGAATGATCGGTAACCTTATCGATGTACATGAGCGTAGGGTTAACGAACAGCTAGTTGCCGAAAATCAAAGCCGGTTGTTTGCTATGATCAATAATGGTTTTACCTATACCATTTTATTAGATACCGAAGGTCGGATTTTAATGGCAGATAAAGATACCAATACGATTATAAAGAGAGATTATGGTATTGATACTACCAATGATCTTACTCATTTTATAGACGTTATGCCGGTAAATTTTAAAAACAGTTTTGCCCATGAATTTAATGAAGTTTTAAAAGGTAAAGTCGTAAAAAAAGAAATTGAACGGTCTACGTATAAAGGTTCGACGCAATGGCTGGAATCAAAATACACACCCATTTTTAATTCTGAAGATCAAATAGGTTCCGTATTGGTCTCCTTTCATGATATTACCGAATTTAAAAATGCTGAAATTTCCATAAAGCAAGCACATATTAAAGAGCAGGAATTAAGTGATTTAAAATCAAATATTCTTTCCAACTTTAGTCATGAGATAAGAACCCCGCTCAATGGTATTATTACTATCATCAATCTTTTGTTAAACCAAAAAGAATTTCCTGAAGATAAACAAAAACTACTACAACATCTAGAAGAAAGCAAAGACAGGTTATTAGAAACGATGGATAGCCTCTCTCGTTTTAGTGAAATAGACACAATAAGAGAATTCCTTCAATTTAAAGAAATAGACCTTAATTATTCCGTTGAAACGTCTTATAGAGAGTATAAACATCTTGCAAAAGCCAAAAATCTTACGTATATTTTAAACCTGGAAGAGAAATGTCCTCGTGTTCGTATCGATGAGACAATTTTTAGGATAGCACTTAATAATATAATTAATAATGCTATCAAATACACGAATGAGGGAAGCGTGACTGTTACGATCCTGAAAATGGATAAAGTTAACTTTGCAAAAGTGATAATAACCGATACGGGCATAGGTATAAAGAATGAGAATTTGGAAAAAATATTTGATCCGTTTATTCAGGAAAGTTTTGGATTAAACCGACAGTATGAGGGTACGGGTATCGGATTAAGTTTGTCCAAATCATATATAGAGTTATTAGGGGGAACAATAACTGTACAAAGTAAGAGGAATAAGGGAACTAAATTTATTATAAACTTACCCCTTATCATATGA
- a CDS encoding ATP-dependent nuclease, translating into MKIKKIEVQNFRLLENIDCSLEDDITLIVGKNNTGKTSFFEALKLATSTDNKFVFEDFSQSSYVIFKSIYSKYLKSRKDGITEEDKEKIELELIAEIPKIKVNFEIQYNKRNNESLVELSEFITDLEDARNDATICISFEPKNTLNIFQSFDKREDTTIELIEYLHKNINFLYETICYAVDKESKYHRKIEDSFKAKIQKVVLFESIKAIRVLDDIKGDSNNSLSLGFSNYYNQRDKTNNQDVKDLEKKLDEVSIELKIKYEKVLEGIMSKLEKFGAKTPISIPPIGIDSKFDSEKVIKNNIQYLYKQDEIDLPESYNGLGYSNLIYMILELASFIEKFKNSKEEKLSNFLVVLVEEPEAHMHPQMQQIFISQVSEVVKDAKKNTEIHIQVIITTHSSHILSESGIDTERGFNRIRYFNRLSTETGFKITNQDFNNLTIKDDKRTFRFLRQYLTLHKSDLFFADKVILVEGTTERMLLPQMIRKSANSLCNEYVSILEVGGAYAHSFKEMLEFINVRTLIITDIDAAHKYTKDGKEKKGKCKVDIGEFTTNYTLINWLPNKTNISDLVSCKVEDKIKENIRVAYQTNENGYNARSFEDAFINTNKELFLSEHPIQKEKKIKDEFAYLRNKKIDLSKNIPDEFSSKQKTEFTFDIMSFNEKDYGEWKVPEYINEGLIWLSKDD; encoded by the coding sequence ATGAAAATAAAGAAAATTGAAGTCCAAAATTTCAGATTATTAGAAAATATAGATTGCAGTCTTGAAGACGACATAACGTTGATAGTCGGAAAGAATAACACTGGAAAAACTTCTTTTTTTGAAGCACTAAAACTAGCTACTTCTACTGATAATAAATTTGTTTTTGAGGATTTTTCTCAAAGCTCTTATGTTATTTTCAAATCTATTTATAGTAAATATTTAAAATCCAGAAAAGACGGAATTACAGAAGAAGATAAAGAAAAAATAGAGTTAGAACTAATAGCCGAAATCCCTAAAATTAAAGTCAATTTTGAAATTCAATACAATAAAAGAAATAATGAATCATTAGTTGAACTTAGTGAATTTATAACTGACTTAGAAGATGCGAGAAATGATGCTACAATTTGCATTTCTTTTGAGCCTAAAAATACTTTAAATATATTTCAATCATTCGATAAGAGAGAAGATACAACAATAGAATTAATAGAATATCTACATAAAAATATAAACTTCTTATACGAAACTATTTGTTACGCAGTAGATAAAGAATCTAAATATCATAGAAAAATTGAAGATAGCTTTAAAGCCAAAATTCAAAAAGTAGTACTTTTTGAAAGCATAAAAGCAATTAGAGTTTTAGATGATATAAAAGGAGATTCTAACAACTCATTATCTTTAGGCTTTTCTAACTATTATAATCAAAGAGATAAAACTAATAATCAAGATGTAAAAGATTTAGAAAAAAAACTAGATGAAGTTTCAATAGAACTAAAAATAAAATACGAGAAAGTATTAGAAGGTATAATGTCAAAACTTGAAAAATTTGGAGCAAAAACTCCAATTTCAATTCCTCCAATAGGTATTGACTCAAAATTTGATTCTGAAAAAGTTATAAAAAACAATATTCAATATCTTTATAAACAAGACGAAATAGATTTACCTGAAAGTTATAACGGACTTGGATATAGTAATCTAATTTACATGATTTTAGAGTTGGCTAGTTTCATTGAAAAATTCAAAAACTCAAAAGAAGAAAAATTATCCAATTTTCTAGTAGTGCTTGTAGAAGAGCCTGAAGCTCATATGCATCCGCAAATGCAACAAATCTTTATAAGTCAAGTTTCAGAAGTTGTAAAAGATGCAAAAAAAAATACTGAGATACACATACAAGTAATTATCACAACACATTCTTCACATATTCTTTCAGAATCTGGAATTGATACTGAAAGAGGGTTTAATAGAATTAGATATTTCAATAGATTGTCAACTGAAACTGGATTCAAGATAACAAATCAAGACTTTAATAATTTAACAATTAAAGATGATAAACGAACTTTTAGATTTTTAAGACAATATCTGACTCTCCATAAATCTGATTTGTTTTTTGCGGATAAAGTAATCTTAGTTGAAGGAACAACCGAACGTATGCTGTTACCTCAAATGATTAGAAAATCTGCAAATTCATTGTGCAATGAGTATGTTTCGATTTTAGAAGTAGGTGGAGCTTATGCACATTCTTTCAAGGAAATGTTAGAGTTCATTAATGTTCGGACTTTAATAATTACAGATATTGATGCCGCTCACAAATACACTAAAGATGGTAAAGAAAAAAAAGGGAAATGTAAAGTTGATATTGGAGAATTTACTACGAACTACACCTTAATAAACTGGTTACCAAATAAAACTAATATATCTGATTTAGTAAGTTGTAAAGTTGAAGATAAAATAAAAGAGAATATTCGTGTAGCTTATCAAACAAATGAAAACGGATATAACGCAAGAAGCTTTGAAGATGCTTTTATAAATACAAATAAAGAATTATTTCTATCTGAACATCCTATTCAAAAAGAAAAAAAAATAAAAGATGAGTTTGCTTACCTAAGAAATAAAAAAATTGATCTATCTAAAAATATACCAGACGAATTTAGTTCTAAGCAAAAAACAGAATTTACATTCGACATTATGTCTTTTAACGAAAAGGATTATGGAGAATGGAAAGTTCCTGAATATATAAATGAAGGTTTGATTTGGTTATCTAAAGACGATTAG
- a CDS encoding UvrD-helicase domain-containing protein produces MTAIKQIIKHIEDNKSFVLEAGAGSGKTYTLIQTINHVLEIRGKSLKLNNQRIVCITYTNVAKNEIIERLENNLLVIVSTIHEFLWDCIKRFNKQLIIELDLLNETMLIDKPEKYKTGLKDRIKEVTYDDSGYRDFEQGSLHHDDVITLSLQMFNNYTALTHILSQKYPYLFIDEYQDTASETVDAIVNHLLERNKTKLLVGFYGDSYQKIYDEGIGSLQSYIDENKLELVTKNDNYRSSECIVYLLNNIRDNITQTIPENKVNIKGSVQFINCTNDLIQPKEKVTHYRARIAPKKDLDYNSIVAKLETEGWDFSEFGDDKILIIANSKVAERAGFLSLYRLFVKRYSLSAKEALLKRENIFSSYFMGSTDKKTSKERETGIEHLVSFWEQKNYNRVIKYLKQQGVFSSLTKHSDKQEIENKLEELTALRTTGTVQDVFDFCQTNQLSLCSRNLQRFLEKVKIDIESITDDEEKRRATKNKAFYDSLMHINYNEIICAFKHIQEQTSYSTKHGTKGEEYRNVLVVIDDTSWVAKYNFEKFFNDTDDKEDRKLRTKNLFYVSCSRAKENLVVLALSEMGESAMNKIKKWFGAVNVETQ; encoded by the coding sequence ATGACAGCTATTAAACAAATAATCAAACACATAGAAGATAATAAAAGTTTTGTTCTTGAAGCTGGAGCAGGTTCAGGAAAAACATATACTTTAATTCAGACAATAAATCACGTTTTAGAAATAAGAGGTAAAAGTCTCAAATTAAACAATCAAAGAATTGTTTGTATAACATATACTAATGTTGCAAAAAATGAAATAATTGAAAGACTTGAAAACAATCTTTTAGTAATTGTTTCTACTATTCATGAATTTTTATGGGATTGTATTAAAAGATTCAACAAACAATTAATAATCGAATTGGATTTATTAAATGAAACTATGCTCATTGATAAACCTGAAAAATATAAAACTGGATTAAAAGATAGAATTAAAGAAGTTACTTATGATGATAGCGGTTATAGAGATTTTGAACAAGGAAGTCTTCATCATGATGATGTAATAACTTTGTCTTTACAAATGTTTAATAATTATACTGCATTAACTCATATTTTAAGTCAAAAATATCCTTACTTATTTATAGATGAATATCAAGATACTGCAAGTGAAACTGTTGATGCTATTGTTAATCATTTACTGGAAAGAAATAAAACAAAACTATTAGTTGGCTTTTATGGAGATTCTTATCAAAAAATCTATGATGAAGGAATTGGTTCTCTTCAATCTTATATTGATGAAAACAAACTAGAACTCGTAACGAAAAACGACAATTATCGTTCTTCTGAATGTATTGTTTATTTGTTAAACAACATTCGAGATAATATAACTCAGACAATACCTGAAAACAAAGTTAATATCAAAGGAAGTGTTCAATTTATTAATTGTACAAATGATCTAATACAACCTAAAGAAAAAGTTACACACTATCGAGCTAGAATAGCACCAAAAAAGGATTTAGACTACAATAGTATAGTTGCAAAATTAGAAACGGAAGGTTGGGATTTTTCAGAGTTTGGGGATGATAAAATTTTAATAATTGCAAATAGCAAAGTTGCGGAAAGAGCAGGATTCTTAAGTCTTTATAGGCTTTTTGTAAAAAGGTATTCTCTAAGTGCTAAAGAGGCTTTATTAAAAAGAGAAAATATTTTTTCTTCATACTTTATGGGCTCTACAGACAAGAAGACTTCTAAAGAGCGTGAAACTGGAATAGAACATTTAGTTTCATTTTGGGAACAGAAAAACTATAACAGAGTTATAAAGTACTTAAAACAACAAGGTGTTTTTAGTTCTCTAACTAAACATTCTGATAAACAAGAAATAGAAAATAAATTAGAGGAGTTAACTGCATTAAGAACGACTGGAACAGTTCAAGATGTTTTTGATTTTTGCCAAACAAACCAATTATCGTTATGTTCTAGGAACTTACAACGGTTTCTAGAAAAAGTAAAAATAGATATAGAAAGTATTACAGATGATGAGGAAAAGAGGAGAGCAACTAAAAATAAAGCATTTTATGATTCATTAATGCATATTAATTATAATGAGATAATTTGTGCTTTTAAACATATTCAAGAACAAACTTCATATTCAACAAAACACGGAACAAAAGGAGAAGAATATAGAAATGTTTTAGTTGTAATTGATGATACCAGTTGGGTTGCTAAATATAATTTTGAGAAATTCTTTAATGATACTGATGATAAAGAAGACAGAAAATTAAGAACTAAAAATCTGTTTTATGTTTCTTGTTCAAGAGCTAAAGAGAATTTAGTCGTTTTAGCTCTTTCTGAAATGGGAGAATCAGCAATGAATAAAATAAAGAAATGGTTTGGTGCTGTAAACGTAGAAACACAATAA
- a CDS encoding DUF1778 domain-containing protein, protein MSTVSKDRIDVRISKEQKEFVKYASELRGFKSLSEFVVYCINTEANNIVKDNNLIVKTLEDKKIFLNAILNPPSPNERLKSAQLNYRKFKETNGFKNNDARK, encoded by the coding sequence ATGTCAACCGTATCAAAAGATAGAATTGATGTTCGTATCAGCAAGGAACAGAAAGAGTTTGTAAAGTATGCGTCAGAGTTGCGTGGATTTAAGAGCTTGTCCGAATTTGTAGTTTACTGTATTAATACTGAAGCCAATAATATTGTAAAAGATAATAACCTAATTGTTAAAACTTTAGAAGACAAGAAAATATTCTTAAATGCAATATTAAATCCACCTTCTCCTAACGAGAGACTAAAAAGTGCTCAATTAAATTATAGAAAGTTTAAAGAGACAAATGGATTTAAAAATAACGACGCTAGAAAATAA